One window of Trifolium pratense cultivar HEN17-A07 linkage group LG5, ARS_RC_1.1, whole genome shotgun sequence genomic DNA carries:
- the LOC123885924 gene encoding pectinesterase inhibitor 1-like, with amino-acid sequence MVRFSFLAIVFFLCVASSYARTNFVDVQAICKRSQNPSFCLTFLNSRPGGPGKDLGDLESYTLGILHTDVSNTITLITKLIAQSGSDQKKLNHYSLCLNYFGDDGILGRVKRAQEQLKISNYVGVNMFMGTIMNFTEDCVSRENIPIEDTSELPKNASAVNDIAEIIAIMSNMLT; translated from the coding sequence atggttcgCTTCTCATTCTTAGcgattgtgttttttttatgtgttgcATCCTCTTATGCGAGgactaattttgttgatgtgcaAGCTATTTGCAAGCGGTCACAAAACCCTTCTTTTTGCTTAACTTTTCTAAATTCAAGACCTGGTGGACCGGGAAAAGACCTTGGTGACCTTGAATCATACACCCTTGGCATACTTCACACCGATGTGTCCAATACAATCACTCTAATCACAAAACTAATTGCACAGAGTGGTAGCGATCAAAAGAAACTAAATCATTACAGTCTTTGCTTGAATTATTTTGGAGATGATGGAATTCTTGGTAGGGTTAAGAGAGCTCAAGAACAATTGAAAATTTCTAATTACGTTGGTGTGAATATGTTTATGGGTACTATAATGAATTTTACTGAAGACTGCGTTTCGCGTGAAAACATTCCCATCGAAGATACTTCTGAGCTTCCAAAAAATGCTAGTGCTGTTAATGATATTGCTGAAATTATTGCTATAATGTCAAATATGTTGACATAA
- the LOC123887512 gene encoding alkane hydroxylase MAH1-like yields the protein MFMLQYSNIVEFVAISILFFLYIHYWRRNRGKIVPSWPIIGMVLTILRYVPDFHNFTTLVLKRHGGTFQFEGPWFTNTSFTGTSDPKNIDHVTNKNFGNYGKGSNFKEILDVLGGSILNLDFHEWKLERTVNQLIFKRKNFQNFFHRSVQKKVENYLLPFLNDVSEAGAQVDLQDVLNRFTFDITCTIAYGFDPNCLPNKFSKLREIASLKSLPVMEEVIFYRHFIPIYLRKLQKWLNVGQEKKFKVAQENIDRFLYECMSTYSSRCGEEFDVCYFDLVKELTKEGYGRGEMSETYVRDTGFSLLIAGNGTISSGLSWFFWLVSIHPVVQAKIIDEINENCHTQYENCIASREEDLDKLVYLHAALCEALRLYPPIPFEHICSVKSDILPSGDHVSENTKLMYSMYAMGRMEQIWGEDCMEFKPERWISNKGYIIHVPSFKFLTFNTGPRSCLGKDLSFVQMKMVAATILWKFQIKVVEGHPVMPRISIILRMKHGLKVEVTKRCI from the coding sequence ATGTTCATGCTTCAATACAGTAATATTGTAGAATTTGTAGCCATCTCCATCCTCTTCTTCTTATACATTCACTATTGGAGACGCAATAGGGGTAAAATTGTTCCGAGTTGGCCAATAATTGGTATGGTACTTACGATTCTGCGTTATGTGCCCGATTTTCATAATTTTACGACGTTAGTTTTGAAACGTCATGGAGGAACTTTTCAATTTGAAGGTCCCTGGTTCACAAACACAAGTTTTACCGGTACCTCTGATCCAAAGAACATCGATCACGTTACAAACAAGAATTTTGGAAACTACGGGAAAGGATCTAACTTCAAAGAAATTCTTGATGTTCTTGGAGGTAGTATTTTAAATTTGGATTTCCATGAATGGAAACTAGAGAGAACAGtgaatcaattaattttcaaaaggaAAAATTTCCAGAACTTCTTTCACCGATCTGTTCAGAAGAAGGTGGAGAACTACCTACTACCATTTCTTAACGATGTATCCGAAGCCGGAGCTCAGGTGGACTTGCAAGATGTCTTGAATAGGTTCACCTTTGACATAACCTGCACCATTGCATATGGATTTGATCCTAATTGTCTTCCAAACAAGTTTAGTAAGCTTAGAGAAATTGCTTCTCTAAAATCTCTTCCTGTGATGGAGGAAGTAATATTTTACAGACACTTCATTCCAATTTATTTACGGAAGCTGCAGAAATGGCTCAATGTTGGACAAGAGAAGAAATTCAAGGTTGCCCAAGAAAATATCGACCGGTTTTTGTACGAATGTATGAGTACATATTCCAGCAGATGCGGTGAAGAATTTGACGTATGTTATTTCGACTTGGTAAAAGAACTGACGAAAGAAGGTTATGGAAGAGGGGAAATGAGTGAGACGTATGTAAGAGACACAGGATTCTCTCTTCTGATAGCAGGAAATGGCACAATTAGTTCAGGTCTCAGTTGGTTTTTTTGGCTTGTGTCAATTCATCCCGTTGTACAAGCCAAAATTATTGACGAGATCAACGAGAATTGTCACACTCAATATGAGAATTGTATTGCTTCGAGGGAAGAGGATCTTGACAAGCTAGTTTATCTCCATGCTGCATTATGCGAAGCATTGAGGCTTTATCCTCCAATACCTTTTGAGCATATTTGTTCCGTCAAATCCGATATACTACCTAGCGGAGACCATGTTAGTGAAAATACAAAGTTAATGTACTCTATGTATGCTATGGGAAGGATGGAACAAATATGGGGAGAAGATTGCATGGAATTTAAGCCTGAGAGATGGATATCAAATAAAGGATACATTATACATGTTCCATCTTTCAAGTTTTTAACTTTCAATACAGGTCCTAGAAGTTGTTTGGGTAAAGATCTTAGCTTTGTTCAAATGAAGATGGTTGCAGCTACTATATTATGGAAGTTTCAAATTAAGGTAGTGGAAGGTCACCCTGTAATGCCAAGAATTTCTATTATTCTTCGTATGAAACATGGCTTGAAGGTTGAGGTCACTAAAAGATGCATTTGA